One Nicotiana sylvestris chromosome 12, ASM39365v2, whole genome shotgun sequence genomic window carries:
- the LOC138883183 gene encoding subtilisin-like protease SBT3.14, with protein MSIANEVKGKIVMLFSQTKADIFGYLIALNNTGVSAFIYAMPPLDGIEDFNQTFAVPIPFIAVDFEQGNQIVDYFINCKSKYAYNISPSPSFFLLPPDVAAPGVNILASFIPRSGDNGFKLQSGTSMATPHVSGIVALLKVAHPNWSPAAIKSALVTTGNILCI; from the exons ATGTCTATTGCCAATGAAGTGAAAGGAAAAATTGTCATGCTTTTCTCGCAAACTAAAGCGGATATTTTTGGATATTTGATAGCACTAAATAATACAGGAGTTTCGGCTTTTATTTATGCTATGCCCCCTCTTGATGGAATCGAAGACTTCAATCAAACTTTTGCTGTCCCTATACCATTTATTGCCGTTGATTTCGAGCAAGGAAACCAAATTGTTGATTATTTTATAAATTGTAAATCGAAGTATGCATATAAtatttctccttctccttctttttttcttcttcct CCCGATGTTGCTGCTCCTGGTGTAAATATACTCGCATCATTTATTCCTCGCTCTGGAGACAATGGATTCAAACTTCAGTCAGGAACATCTATGGCAACCCCTCACGTCTCAGGAATTGTTGCACTCCTCAAAGTTGCACATCCTAATTGGTCTCCTGCAGCAATCAAATCCGCACTTGTGACTACTGGTAATATCTTATGCATTTAA